The DNA window GGGGGTTCACGCGAGAATTTTCAGCACGATCGCTTCGATCGCCATGCTTCCGATCATCATCCTCGGATTTCTGTTGTTCGAGGAAACGTCCGGTTGGATCAAACTCGGAGACGTTACGATTCCTTTGATTCTCACCCTTGTATTCATGCTCATCGCCGTCGGAGTCGCCTCGTATCAGCTTTCCTTGACGATCCGCAGAAATTCGCAAAACATGATTCATATTTTCGGAGAGATGTCGGGCGGGAATCTGACGCACGTTCTTCCCATGGTTTCGAGCGACGAACTCGGTTCCAACAGCCGGGCTTTGAACGACTTTGTTAAGCGACTTCGCATTATCGTAAAAAGCGTCGTTCGAGAATCGGAAAAACTTTCCGGGAGTTCCAAATCGCTCGGAGAAAATACGAGGGAATTATCCAGAAAGATGCAGGATCAGGCCGCTTCCACCGAACAGATGAGTTCGGGTGTGGAAGAAATCGCGGCTTCGATTCATTCCACGGCGTCTCGGGCCGAAAGTCAGACTCAGATCGCAAAAAAGGCTCAGTCTTCGCTCGCGGAGTTGGAAGGAAGAATTCGTCAGGTTCACATGGCCTTGTTGGAAACCAAAGGCGACGCCGATCGTATGAAGGATGAAACCAGAAGCGGAGAAGAGGCGTTACGCGGAACGCAGAAGGCGATGGAGGCGATCGAAGAAAGCACGGCAAAGATGGGAGCGACCGTTAACGTGATCCGCGATATCACGGATCGAATCGGATTACTTTCTTTGAATGCCGCGATCGAAGCCGCAAGAGCCGGAGAAGCGGGAAAAGGGTTTGCCGTCGTAGCGCAAGAGATCGCAAAACTCGGCGAACAAACGCAGGAGAACGCGAAACGAATCACGTCCGCGATCACCGAGGCGCTCAACGCTACAAAAAGCGGAAGGCAAGTCATCGAGTCCACGCAGGCCGCGTTTCAAAAAATCGGAGAAACGGTCGGGACCACTTTGGATCGCGTATCCGAAGTCGCATCGTTGTCCGATTCTCAATTGACCGCGAGCGAACAAGTCAAGTCCGCGTTTGCGGATCTTTCTCTTTCTTCCGATGAGATCCGAAATCATACGCAGGAACAAGCGCAGACTTCCACCGAATTCTCCAAAACCATCGTATCCATTTCGGAAACGACCGAGTTTTTAAATCAAGTCGTGACGCAGATCGACGAACTCGCGATTCAATTGAATTCGCAAGCGGGAAAACTCAAGTCGGAAGTGGAATTCTTTAAAACGTAAGAAGGGCCGCTTTAAAGATCGTTTGCGCCCGACGACCCGTAAGCCGGCGTTTTTAAGAATCGATTCAGCCATCCGATCACGGTTCCAAAGATCAAACTCGCCACAATCAAAGGAACCAGATGATCGTATTGTTTCGGAATGACGACTAACGTGATGAACCAGGGTAGATTCAAAAGTTCCGTTAAAAGAACCGCGGAAAGAACTTTGGGAAGACCGATTTCCGCGACGCTTACGATAAAACCGCAGGAAAACCAAAACAACATCGCTTGAATTAAAATCAAAATTCCCGCGTTCGGGTCCGCCGCTCCGATTAAAATCCCTTCTAAAGCCGCCGCAGCGAGTCCTACGATCGCAGCGTTTCGTGTTCGAATCCAATTTAGTTTCATAAAAACCGCCTTTGTTTTTGTTCATCTTCGCAAAACGGGAACGCAGGTAAAACGAAAACGTTTCTTGGAATCATTTTATAAAACTAGAATATACTATATTTATAAGATTCACGTCGAAAGCCGTCATATATCGAGACCGCGGTTCTTCTTTAATTCAAAAAAACGATCTCCTTTGAAACCGCATGAGGCGACAAATTTCTGGAACGAACGACATATTTTTGGGAACGTGGAAACCGTTCCCTTATTCAATCCTGAGCAACCGGTTTTTACG is part of the Leptospira yasudae genome and encodes:
- a CDS encoding methyl-accepting chemotaxis protein, translating into MNQLESRRLRWKLTVGLELLTSILAVPLAVLFIISAGGYDFDQSIALIVASTISLFTSFVVPSVRFMILGKLLKNLEDKQWFALNSKERSDVKTRILNFPLYNTVFYVVQWSYGIFSAWRIMHLFFQPTVLESIPFLFLPAIIYPILGVSHFFLTESVFVDVLESERLNEVQTDSDKIRNVGVHARIFSTIASIAMLPIIILGFLLFEETSGWIKLGDVTIPLILTLVFMLIAVGVASYQLSLTIRRNSQNMIHIFGEMSGGNLTHVLPMVSSDELGSNSRALNDFVKRLRIIVKSVVRESEKLSGSSKSLGENTRELSRKMQDQAASTEQMSSGVEEIAASIHSTASRAESQTQIAKKAQSSLAELEGRIRQVHMALLETKGDADRMKDETRSGEEALRGTQKAMEAIEESTAKMGATVNVIRDITDRIGLLSLNAAIEAARAGEAGKGFAVVAQEIAKLGEQTQENAKRITSAITEALNATKSGRQVIESTQAAFQKIGETVGTTLDRVSEVASLSDSQLTASEQVKSAFADLSLSSDEIRNHTQEQAQTSTEFSKTIVSISETTEFLNQVVTQIDELAIQLNSQAGKLKSEVEFFKT